TTCCAGCAAGAGATTTGTTTTATACGTGTTATGCGTTGGAAAGGTCTTCCAATCTTTGACTAGGGGAGCAAAAGCATCCAATGCTCTGAGATAGTCTACCCCATGGTGGTAGCTTTTTACATAGGCACGTTCCATTATGGAATCCAACAGGCTGCGATAGAGCAAAGAGGAGGCGAGATAGCGCTTTTGCTTTGCAAGCGTATGGGCTATTTCAGGCAAGGTATAGTAATCTCTTCCATCCAATGTCTCCACCCTGGCAAATACATAGGATTCCAATTCATCCAGCATTCCCACGTCTGCCAAAAACTGTGCGTCGTGGTCATTGAAAGATGGGTTTTGGAAGATAGCGTTTACCTCGCTAGCCAAAAATTCCTCCCTTTTTTCTTGCCCCATGACAAGCAACAGTTCCTGGAAGGTATCGAGCGTACGATAGGACTTGAAGTTTTCGTACTGCAGGGCGACAAGGCTTTCCCGGTCGCCTTGCATTGCATAGATTTCCTTCAGGATTTTCTCAATGTCATAGCGATTGGAAGAATTGTTTGCAGGGATTCTCTTGACCCAGGCAAGTGCCGATCCGGCATCTTTCCTTTCCAGGAAAACACGGGCTACTGCAAGCATCTTAGGCGTCGGCAGCTCTACCTGCTTGCCTTGCAGGGTAGCTGCAAAGAGCTTTGCTTCTTCCTGCTGACGGCAAATGAATGCCGTCATAAAGGCATAGGTCTTCTTTTTCTTCTCTTCTTTCTCGTTTGCTTGCAATGCCTGCAGTTTCTCCAGCATGAGGGCCAACACCGGCTCCCCAAGGGAATTGGGAAGGTTCTCCACAAGGGAAGAACGTGCACCATAGTCATCCTTGGTGGCCACTTGCAGAAACAGGGTTGCCACCTTCTCTTTGTCCTGACAGGAAGAGGCATACCGGAAAAACAGGTCCCTAGCCGCATGGAGATAAACTTCAGCGACTGTGCCATAGGAATCGTCGCACGTCTCGAAGACAAATGCATCGGTCTCAATAAACTCGGCGACCAGGTCCAAGCCGGTGCCGGGGTCTGTTATCCCGGCTTCCAGGTCTGCAAGCATCCTCTCCAGAAGATTGGCTAAGGAATCGGTCATCTCAGCACCAATGTATTTGGTGGAATTTCTCAATGCAGCCAACTTTCGTTTGTATCGTTTGATATTTTCTTTCTCAGGGGCTACCAGGGTGTTGATCTTGTCATCAACCAGGGCAATATGGTCTGCTAGCTCCAACAGGGTATCGGCAAGGGTCTCGAGGCCAAGATCCATCAGTTTCTGTTTACGATTATCAGGCATCTATCTCTCCAAGAAGGGGTAAGCTATCTTTGTGAATTCTGGAGGAAAGCGATAGAAGTTTCTACTCTTTCCGGCATTGGTTCTACAGCATGCCGGTAGATTCTGTGGAGCTCTTATTGGCAACAAATCCTCTTACTCAGATCCTTGTTCCAAGGCTGCTTGCTTTCTCAGTTGTTTTTTTCTGGCCTTTTCCTGGCGGTCTTCCCACATGCATTGCAGCCATTCGTTCACGGGCAGTTTCCATGCCTGTTGCTTGTTTGGAATATTCTTTATCAGGCTTTTTGGATTGAGCCCCATTTCCTTTGCGATACGGATATCCTCCGTGCTCAGCTTGCACCGGCTCTTTGCTTCTTTCCATTGTTGCTCTGGATAGGCCATTGCACCTTCCCTCCTCAAGGATTCTAGCCATTGATGATAGCAAAAGAGAACAACTGAGAGCAAGACAGAAAAAATTGCGAGTACCATGATGCGGAAATAGGGTTCCTGAGAAGGGTTAAGGAAGTAAAAACCTACATCAGAATTGACTTCTAGATATATTTAATTACACCATTAAACCTGCGCATAGATGGTATCAATATCTCGGGGAACAAAGTAGGCCTTTATACAATTGGGATTTCTTACACATATTTGAATATGATTCTGTTCTCTGAATCCTGCAGTGGGATAGATTTCCTTACCTTCAAAAATACACCACGAACACTATCATAAAGATTTTTCTTATTTTGTTGCTCTTCCTGTAATGTAATCAACATTTGAATAACGGCACAATCCAAATCACGTATTAAACCATTGCCCTTATTTGCTGGCAGAGTTTGCCCGTTGCTAGATTCAGAAAGAAAAGCATAGGCATGACTAAGTAATTTTATATTTTCAGAACTGAGAAAATCTAGACATTGCCCAGGACATATTACAGCGCCCAGCACAGACGGTTTGTCAATTTTCTGTTTTCCGTTTTCCGTTTTCCGTTTTCCGTTTTGAGGATGCTTCTGCATTGTTTCGGCCCATTGCAAGGCCCTCAATGGATTATTCTCCCAGAAATACATCCCAAGACCTAACCAATCGTATGAATTTGTACTTCGATGAAGCTTTTTCTGGTTGTTGACTATTTCATCACGCAATTTTTCATCGCAACCATGAAAACCAAAAATCAAGTCATTTTGCTTTTGATACATTACTCAACGTATGATTATAATTCTTGGATATTCTCCCGGTAGGGGTAAAGATTCCTGTTTTCTTCAGGAGTTCCTCAGTCAAGGGTTTGTTCTGTAATACCTTGCCACAGAAGTTCTTGAACTGTGAAACATATTCATCCTGTTTTTGCATAACATTTTACCTTTTTATCAACAACCACTTACAATAGGATATCATGAGTATATAACGATGATTAGAGCTAGGTTAAGGAAGGGTTTTCAATACTATTCAGGATTACTGATCAATTTGCTCTGTAATGACCTTTTCGGGTCTCCTATGCCATTATTGATACAAAAAAATAGGGGGCTGCAGGTTAAGAACCCTTGCATAACCACTGCAATACTCATAAGAAGGGAAACCTGACCTTGATGGATGTAGCCACAATCAATATGTATATACAGGGCAGCAATCTGCAATGATCGCAGATTACTGCACCGTCTTTTAAAATCTCTAATAACAGGTAATCAAAAAAATGGAGTCCCCGATTTTCCCATTAAGTCCCTTTGATTCGATAGTAGCAAGAACAGATTTCTCATCCTCCGGTTGCAAACAGAGCAAAGCAATCAAACTGTTCGCTCCATTATTCTTGAGATAGTGTGATCCTTCAAAAAGTTTAGCCTTCTTGATCTCGATTTCTGGTTCGATTTTTGCAAAAAGACTTCTTCCAAACACATTCCAAAAAACCATATTGAAAAACTGGTTAATCTCAGATTGTTTCTGTATAGGCTCCCCACCTTTTTCAAGACAATCCTTATAGCCATCGCGCTCAATCAAGCCTTTGAGACTCTTGAGAAACGATATCCCCGACGATCGTGCATACCCAGTTTTTCCACACAACCCTTCAATAGCTTGCAACCCACTAGTAAGCTTTCCTGCATTTTGCAGATATAGCTCATCAGCCTTTTGAAATTCAGACATACCCTGCTGCAGTATTTCAGTACCGTTATTCTCCTGCATTCTGATATAGTAATCATAGAGAATAGGTTTACTCGAGTAGGCAAGGGAGGAGAACTCATTCATTCGAATTTTTTCCAAGGTCCGTTCTGTTGGTTTTTTCTTTGCCGTCCTTTTTTCCAGAAAACGTTTCACTGCCTCTTCGAGCATACTATTTACATATACTCGCAACGCATCGTTATCAATTGTTGCCAATATCTTGGAATAGTTGTTTACAAAATCCCTACGGTTGATAGCCATCCTGGTTTCCCTAACCATATCCAAAGGGGTAAGAATCACTCTTTCTGGTTTGCCTTTGTACATGATGAATGGAAGGGTATAGGTTTTCGAGATAAATTCACCTGTTTCGCAGTTTAAATCAGCTTTAACTACCGTGAATTCCTTCAACTTCGCAGGATCGATAGAGTTCTTTGCGAATGACTCTGTATATGAATACAAATAATCTTGGATGATATTTACGCACAAATCGCTAATACGATCTTGTCCGCTTTTATCATCCATAAGAAAGAGTTTCTCAATGTGCGAACTGTCTGAGACACCATTGTTCTCCAAGGCTTTCTTCAGGTTATTCAAAAGTTGCCTACCGAAGGTATCTTTAACTCCCTTTCCTTTGTTCCCTTCCCTTGAAAAACCAAGCCAATTGTACGGGATTTCCTGGAAATTGAAAATTCTCTTCACATTTTCGTAAACAGAACCCATTTCTGCAAGTATGACCAGATACTCAAACCTTTGTATGATCTTATCATGCAATGCTTCATATTCAGGCTTATGGCTTGAATACAACAGCATTGGATCAATGAATAGAGGCAAATCGCTTGTCAGCGGGATGTCCACGGCTCCATACTCCCTAAGAATTTTCTCAGGAATACCAAAATGATTTGAAAAATTTTCCAAGCCCTTCTCCTCTGGAAAAGTCAAAATGACGACAACAGAGCAAGGCACAGGGTGCAGTAGCACCCTGTGAGACCTTATCAACCTTTAGGGGGGAAAGGATCGTTACCGTAGGAATTACGATATGCGATTTTTCCGTCCTTGTTGTGGACAAGCATCTCCGCTCCTTGATTCTTGCTGATTTCCCGTGCAATTTTCACCGCGTCAGCTTTGGTCGCAGTTACATGCGAAGCCTTTGCTGAGTTGGATCCTTTGACACCCCAACCACCATCTTGTCTAGGAACGACATGTTGTTGTTTCGCCATTAGGCTCTCCTCGCCCACCAGAAGGAAAAACGGAACTTTTCATTGACAAGCCTTCCAGAAACAGGCTAGCCTCTTTGTAGGTTGATTCCCTAGCCCTTCTGTGGGGCTACTTAATTATTCTGCGTTGGTCTGATCCACCAACGCTTTTTTATAGCCATACGGCTACAAATAAAAGGTACTAACGAAAACGCTAGAAGGCAAGTTTATTGTAAATTAATTTATTTATTTTCAATATATTTGCATCTTTTTGTTATTTTTAAGTAGAATAGCAATAAAACACTACTCAATTCTTGCCATCTTTGCTTATATCCTGTACGCTACAGATAGTCACAGCACTAATAGGGACATTCATACGTAACACAATGTGGCGACATGCCAAAGGAAAAAACATGATCTTGGAATTCTCAGTAGAAAACTTCCTCTCCATAAAAAACAAGCAGACACTGAGCTTTGAATCCGCATCCAAAGACAATATCCCTGACAGGCATTATGTTGAGATGGAAGATGGGAAAAAAATACTTCGCCTTGCTTGCATCTACGGCGCAAACGCTTCAGGAAAAACCAACCTGCTATTAGCCTATGGCTTCTTTCTCGATTACATACTCAATGGTTTCAATGATTTGAGTCCGACTGACCCAATCGACATCGTACCGTTCGCCTTCACCCAGGAAAAAAATGAAGTCAGTATCTTTGAACTTCAGTTTTACCATGAAAATCACCGATACATATATCGGCTATCAGTAAACAAGACACAGGTCCTCCAAGAATCCTTGCAATGGTACCAGACAACCCAGAAGAAATTAATCTATTCCAGAGATGAAACAGGAGATGTTAAATGGGGTACTGGAATCAAAGGTGCCAAGAAACAGATTGCCAGCATGACGACCAAGAATGTTACGTTCTTGAATGTTGCAGCCAAATTGGGCCATCCTGTTATTTCTCCTATCTATCAGGATATGGTCTCGACGTTGTTGCCTGTAGTTTCACCAGAAACAGGCGGTCTTTTGAATAATAGCTTGAGACTGATTGAAGAAAATGCGACATATAAAAAGGATTATATCAAACTCCTCTCTGCAGCATACTTCAACAACATCAAGGACATCCGAGTCGAGACGAAAGACATTCCCCAGGAATTTCTGAAAGGACTTAATCCAGAGACCGTCGAGCATTTGAAAACCAGTGGGTATGACTTTAAGGAGCGACAAGGCATTGTTGTCCATGAATTTGACAAGAAAGAATACCTGCTCCCTCTCTCTCAGGAATCTTCGGGTACACGGCGTTTCCTTGAACTTGCATATCCCTTGCTTATTTCAATTCTGAATTCTGGGGTTTTGCTCATAGATGAGATTGAATGCTCCTTACACAAGGACCTACTGGAGTTTTTCCTGGATACTTTTCTGGACAACGGCAAGGAATCCCAGCTCATATTCACCACCCATATCACGGATCTGATGGATTCTGAGCTTCTTAGGGATGACGAGGTCTGGTTCGCAAAAAAACAAGCTGATGGATCTTCACTCTATGACTCTATTTCAGACTATGAGGGAGTACGAAAGGGAGCATCCCGTAAAAAGCTATATGAGGCTGACCGATTCGGGGCAAAGCCGATTATTTCACACGTACTCTTTGAGAAGGAGGATCTGATTGGGACGCAGAAGTAAAAAAATCGAACTTGTCCGAACCATGCTCATAATCACAGAAGGAAGCACAGAGAAATTGTATTTCGATTCTCTGCGCGAGTGCCTGCGCATACCTGGCCTCACTATCGTTCCCCGGGAAGCGAAGCATAGCTCGCTTAACGATATCCTTAAGAATGCCCTGGCATCCTATGATGAGGATGCATACGAATCGGTCTGGGTCGTATTTGACCGGGACACACAATCGCATTACTCTGAAAAAACGAGAACCCTGATTGCAAAGGCAAAGCGAAAAGGAATATTGTTTGCCGATTCGATGCCTTGTTTTGAAATCTGGATCCTTGCACATTTTTGTCTGCCGCAGGCTTATTACCATACTCAAGAGCAGGTAGAAGACCAACTGAAGAGACATATTCCCGGCTATGCAAAGGAAATCGATTGGCATAAGAGGCATAGTCTTTACAGGGAATTGCTTCCATCGCTAAAGAATGCTATCACTCATGGTAAAGCACTGACCGCAAAAGCAGAAAACGATATACAAAAGACAAACACTCTGGTTTGGAAGATTATTGAGAACATACAGCAAAAAAGAAGCTGTTCTGGATAATGCAACCAAACAATAGGGAAGTACTTTCATCGCTGCAATGAGAACCCCGTGGGCAATCCGGCTACAATCGTCGATCCTTCTGCTCCAATAGAGAGAGGGCCCCTGACTGGAAATCCTTCCCGGTACCTAAATCTACAATATGGTAGATTATGTAGAGCTATTTCTAGGGTTGTCAATAAGTTTGTGTAAATGATTTTCTACAGTTTTACTCTTCCTTCAAACATTATAGAAAACTGATTCAGTGCGACACCCCACAGTTTCCTATTCACCGGACCTTTAGCAAGAAAAGGTTTTAACCAGCCGACACGGGAAGCGTAAGCATCTTCCCGCATCGTTTTGGTTCTTCAGAAATGACGTATCGTAATAGCATTCATCCTAACTAAACCAGACCAAGGATCGTCTCAAAGATAAATGCCCTGAATTCATAGGGACTATCAATCTTTACCTTCGATAGAGAAACAAGGGCCTGTTGCCGGTTTCCAAGGCCAAGTAAAGCATACGCCTTCAAGATATTTCCCTCAATCCTATTGGTTTTCTCAATATCATACCCGAACGGCATGGGTGTCACGGCACCTACTCCGAAATAAGGATATCGGTCGGCATTGTCAATCAGATTTTGTCCCTGTTCCAACATCTCCTGTAAAACTTTCCTGGCTTCAGGAAATCGTCCCAACTTCTGCAACGAAAGAGCCCTGAAAAGAGATATCTCCGAGACCGCTGACTTGGGAATGCTCGCTTGCTCGTAAGCCTTTTCCACTTCTTGGGAAGGAACTTTCATCAAAGCAAGCATATTACCCAAGAAATAATATATGTGCCCTTCTTGGGCAAACCAGCTCTTCGCTTCGCCATACTCCTTGGGAATAACCAAGGCTTTTGCATAGGCCTGTTGGGCTTTGTCAAATTCCCCCTTCTCTTCCAACGACAAGGCATAGAGGACATACAGCCAACTATGATGCTTGGTAAGCTTTCCTTCCCCTCCCTCATATATATGGAATGTACGCGAAGTAATGAGCTTTATTGCTTCAAAATATCGTTTTTGGGCAGTAAGCAACATGATTCTATCCAGATAACAGTCGTCCCGTTGGTCTACCAGCTGAGGATATTGTTCGTAAATTGACAGCCTGACCGTATCTTCAATGCAGCTCTGTTTCAACAATTGCTGGTATTCAAATAAAATCCTAGGGTTTTTGGAAAGGTGGAAGGCTTTTTCCATACAAAGCCTGGCCCCTTTGGCATCACCACACTTATCATAGTACCCTATTGAAAGATTCCTCAAAGCCTGCACATGGGAAGGATTACTCTCTATAGTCGCTTCCCAGCAGGTCATAGCCTCGGTATACCGTTCCTTGTCATACAGCAAACAACCAAGGAGATAGTTTGCCTTTGCAGAGTCCGGGGCTTCTGTTACAACCCATTGCAACACAGCATAGTCTTCCAAACGCGATGGAAAACAAATACCCTCGGTGAGCTGTTGGAAAAACACTGAATAGGGACGAGAAAGACACCATGAAATATACGCCTTATAATAGGGAACCAGAGGGTATGTTTCGTCCAGACAGTCCAGTACAAGTAAGGCATCTTCGAAGAAACCGGCATGCAAATATTCGCAGACTACCTCAAAAGCTCCCTGTATATTGGAGCCAAATACTTGCTGAATCTCCTTTACCAGCATTTGATCCTTACAAAGGAGATATTTCTCAAACCGTGAGAACAGATCCAACAAATCTGAGGTTATATTGGAATCGCCTAGCTTCCTACTCTCCTCAGTCCTTCCCAGATGTCTCAACAGTACAGCTTTCAGATTCCTTGCCTTTTGATTGTTCGCAAAACAAGCCTCTACATTCTCCAAGGCCTCATCAAACAAACCCTGGCGGCAAGAAAGACAGGCCAATTCATAATAGGCAGCCCCTTTATATTCGAAATTCCAGATTACCTTGGAAAACAAAACCTTTGCTTCCCCATCTTTTTGCAGCCGCACCAAAGCCAGAGCCTTCAGATACAAAGCCTCAACGGAAACAGGGTGACCATTCAATGAAAGCAATTTGTCGATTGCCTTTGTACAATAGGAAAGGCACGCCTCATACAAACCCTGTTTCAAACATAGCCGCCCCATAGAAGTATTGCACCTGATATCCTCAGGACTCCGTTTCAATGCTTCCAGATAGTAATCGCTTGGGTCATAGCTATGTTGCTTATACTGTTCCAAATGGATACCTGTCAGATAAAGCTCTTCGATCGAGGTAATTTCAGCAGGTCTTTTTACAGGATTCCTTGGTTTTATTGGCTCCTTTTGCCCGCGGACAGGCACGGTGAAAGCAACAATGGTACGCTTCTGTACGTCTCTAGCCACTATTGATAGATCTTCATAGGACAATTGCTCCTTCCATTGCAAAGAAAACGTCCAAGGCGTCTCAGGGTCCAAATCCACTGTGGTTTTCAATATGAGTTCACTCCTATGAAAAACCTCTACAGAAGAACCGGGGAAACAGGACGTAGCATGTATCCCTAAAAATAAAGCCCCATCACGAATCTCCATGTTGACTGCTGCATCCCTCGTAGCGTTCTTGACCGCCCCTATGGCACGTATAGGATACCAATACTGCTCGAACTCCTTGGTTTCCCCAGGTAGAATCCAACTGAAATCAGGTTGGTTATCGGTATAACATCCAGTCATCAATTCTACATAGGGTCCATCGGTATCGGTAAGATTCGAGCACCACATCCTTCCAAAATCTCCATCTCCCCAATGGAACAATTTCTTTCCTGGTGCAATTCTGTGGTCGGCCCACGCAACGATGCCTTTTTGCGTATTTTCATCATAACCGCAGACAAAATCCATCTCCGACTGCCCTTCGCTTACCATATAGGAAGAAGGAACCTTGATGGATTCATACCGTGACAGATCCGTTCCCGTTCCATAATCAAAAGGACGTGCAGTCTCATACACTCCCTTGGCTATAGGCCATCCAATCACTGCCCTACGGTCGTGATCATTGACATATTCCACATCTGGGGGAAACACAATCCGATACTGTTTCTTGCCTGGAACTGCAAGGTTTGCCCACCACATAAATGGTTGGATGAATTCCGTACTATTGAAAATCTTTGCTTTGACCTTGCAATAGGAATGCCCGGGGCATACAGTAATCCCTGCCATGCCCTTCATATGCAACATAGGGTCAATCTCGCCTGTCCAAATGGTAGCCGATCCATCTTCATTCCATTCCAAGGTGGCAGGTAAAGGTGAAAAGGTAGTTGGTCGATGATGTTGTGGCCAATTGAACTCTATCCCACCAGAAACCCACGGGCCAGAAAGACCGATTAAGGCAGGTTTTACCACAGAGTTATGGTAGATAAAATCCGTGTTTCCCAATTTATCAAAACCCCTGGAAATCTTGCCTCCTATTTCGGGCAAGACCTCAATCCGAATGTATCGGTTTTCCAAGACTCCTACCTGATACTGCTTGTCAACCTTCTCTCCTGTTAACGTATCGGTAAAGGCAAGGGGATAGAGTTTTCCACTAGCCCCTTGATATGGCTTCTTCTCAAAGAAAAAAGGAAGGTCCATAGGTTCCCCGGTCTTATAGGTGGGAATGGTTTGCTCTATGAACGAGGCTTGTACTGTTTGTTCCATGATGGGTAATGCTCCTTTCCCTTCCTACTATAGGGGACCTCCGTTCTCCCCTCAATACAAGCAAATTGCGAAAAACCAAGAGCTTTTTTGTACCTGACAATTCAAGTCACATGCTATACTCTGCTCAGAATGAAGTTGTATGCCATCATTGAACCCCTATACCAGAAATCACCCTGGTGCATCCAATACTTGCAAGGTCTCCATTATGAAGCTGGACGAAATGCTATACAGCTCGTGTACTGCGCAAAACCAGAGGACATCGCAAGCCCAGAACAGGGGATGAGAACCTGCTGCATATTCATCGGGTCCACCCAAGCTTGGCTTTCCGATATTGCCCTCCGCCTAAAGGAACGAAGGATACAGGGAATCTCGACAATTCAGGAAGGATTGTTCCTTGCAGCAGGAACCAGCGAGATAAGCATCAACTACTCCCAGGCTATGACGGCCCTGCAGTCCTATTTCCAGACCTATGGAAAAAATAAAACAGCTCTTTTTGGGGTAAACACCCATTCCTCAACAGACTCTATCAAAGCTGCGGCATTTTCACGGACATTTCCCGATGGCCATATCTTTTCCCATACAGGGGAAATCAAGGAAAGCTGTATCAACTTCCTCACTGCCCATGAACAATTCGATTCCGTCATTTGCTGCAGTGACCTGGTTGCCCTCGCTTTACTCCGTTTCTTACAACAACAAAAGAGTATCGTCCCCCAGGAGCTCTGGCTGGTTGCCTTCGGACACTCCCCCTTGGCCGACTATTGCACACCTTCAATAACCTGTGTGCGCTGCGACTACGAATTGCTCGGGAGACAAATGGTAAAGCTTGCCCAGTTGCTTATCAAAAATCATTCTCTTTCCACCCTCTCGGGCACCGTGCAAGCCAGCATTGAGAGCAAAGGGACAACCGATAACACTCCTGTTTCCCAAAGAAGAAATGATACAAAACCTTTCAGGCGTTTTGAATCGGGGCAAAAATTTTATGACGATCCCCTATTCCAGGAACTCTCTGCCTTAGATAGGTTGTTTTCCAATATCCTTCCGGTTGATTTCCAGATCCTGCAAGGAATCTATAACAAAAAGCGATACATCGACCTTGCCGAGGAATTGCACATGAGTGAAAACAGTATCAAATACCGAACAAAACGGATGATGGGTCTCGTTGCCAGAACAACAAGAGAGGAACTAATAAAATTGGTTTCCCTCTATGTGAACCTAGAAGGAAAAGAAACCTAGAATACAATCAATGGGGATAATTAAAGATTTTTCATGGTGCACCCCGATAAAAAAACCCCTTAGACTACTACAAAAGAGAACAGGGGATCAACAACATGAAAGAAGTACAAGTAACGACTAAGACCATAACAATCCCGACGTATATTCCTGCAGCGTATGAAACACTGCCAATGTTTGCAGAAAATCGTGTTCACCAGCGGTCAAGTGGAAACCCCTACCCAAACCCTATTGTAAATGAAATTCATCAGGACACACTTGTCGATAAGCAATACCAGATAATCTCAATGGAAAACGACTACCTCTATTTGGAAATCCTCCCTGAACTCGGAGGCCGCATATATACGGCAAGAGACAAGACTAACGGCTATGATTTCTTCTACCACCAGCATGTCATAAAACCGGCTTTGATAGGAATGCTTGGCCTCTGGGTCTCAGGTGGTCTGGAATTCAACTGGCCCATCCACCATCGCCCCTCTACCTATCTTCCCGTGGACACTTCGATTGAACGACAAGAGGACGGATCAGTGACCGTCTGGCTCTCAGAACACGAGCCCTTGGACCGTATGAAAGGAATGGTAGGAATCCAAGTCTCTCCGGAAAAAGCACTATTCGAAACAAAAGTCAGACTTTACAACAGAACAGACCTTCCCCATTCCTTTCTCTGGTGGGAAAATGCAGCTGTCCCGGTACATAAAGACTATAGGATTTTCTTTCCCCCCGATGTTTCATATGTGCACTATCACTACAAAAAAGCCACCGGGGGATTCCCCGTCATGGACGAATACTTCAACACTCAGGATAACAGAGGAGGCGTCGATATCCGATTTCACAAGAACACGGAACAAGCAACCTCCTATTTCTGTGGCCCTACCTCCTTCGATTTCTTCGGTGGCTTTGACGAGCGAAAAAAGACAGGGGTAATCCACTATGCTTCCCATCATACCTCTGTCGGGAAAAAAATGTTTACCTGGGGCTATAACCGATTGTCCAAAGCCTGGGAAAAAGCTTTGACCGATACCGACGGGGCTTATGCAGAACTCATGGCAGGTTCGTACACGGACAACCAACCCGATTTTTCCTGGATCGAACCTTTCGAAGTCAAAGAGTTTTCACAAAGTTGGTATCCTTACAAAGAAATCGGAGAAATACAGAATGCCAATGGAAAACTGGCCCTGGCTGTGGAAAAAAACACAGTCGGAATCTATCCAGTTGAAAATCTTGGCAAAGTAGTCTGTACTATTTTCAGGGAAAAGGAAGTCCTCTATTCAGGAATAATGACCCTAAAAGCAACTGAGCCACAACAGTTCACTGTTGAAAATCTTACAGGCTATACAGAGCTAACGATTGTTTCCTCCTCGAAAGAAATCTTGCTCAACCATAAGCCAATTTGCAAAAAAGACCTTGCTGAAGTTCCTGCACCCCGTCAGGATTATCTACAACCCGACCAATTGAGCTCAGCAGAGACCTGCTTTTCTACAGGGCTCCACGTTGCCCAATACAGGGACCCTATTAGGGAACCTGAGGTATTCTGGAAACAAGGTTTAACATTCGATCCTACTCACAGTGGTTGTCTTACAGGCCTGGGTTGGTATTATCTTTCCCACCTGCGGTTCAAAGAAGCCCAAGGATACCTAGAACAAGCTTATAGTAGCCAATGCTCGCTCAATCCGAATCCCCCTTCATCGCAATGCCTTTATCTGCTAGCACTTTCTTTGAAGTACCAGGGGAAAGCAGACCAAGCCTATGAACTGCTCAACAAAGGATTGTGGAATCGAAGCGGCATTGCTACCTGTGGCATTATTATCGCCCAAATCGATGCTTGCAGGGGAAACTATAAAACAGCCCTCGAGCATTTGGATTATTGTGAGAAATGGGGAGGATACAATCAGAAAGCAAAAGGCTTACGGGTAGCTCTATTACGAAAATCCGGGGAAAATGAAAAAGCCTTGGCCTGTGCAAAGGCCCTCCTTGCAGAAGATCCTTTGGACTTCTTCACCCTCAACGAGCTTTCCCTGCTTACAGGTAAGGGAAAAACTGAAAAGAAACCTTTTGAAAGTGTGCACATTGACCAGATAGCACTT
The sequence above is a segment of the Sphaerochaeta pleomorpha str. Grapes genome. Coding sequences within it:
- a CDS encoding DUF5107 domain-containing protein; amino-acid sequence: MEQTVQASFIEQTIPTYKTGEPMDLPFFFEKKPYQGASGKLYPLAFTDTLTGEKVDKQYQVGVLENRYIRIEVLPEIGGKISRGFDKLGNTDFIYHNSVVKPALIGLSGPWVSGGIEFNWPQHHRPTTFSPLPATLEWNEDGSATIWTGEIDPMLHMKGMAGITVCPGHSYCKVKAKIFNSTEFIQPFMWWANLAVPGKKQYRIVFPPDVEYVNDHDRRAVIGWPIAKGVYETARPFDYGTGTDLSRYESIKVPSSYMVSEGQSEMDFVCGYDENTQKGIVAWADHRIAPGKKLFHWGDGDFGRMWCSNLTDTDGPYVELMTGCYTDNQPDFSWILPGETKEFEQYWYPIRAIGAVKNATRDAAVNMEIRDGALFLGIHATSCFPGSSVEVFHRSELILKTTVDLDPETPWTFSLQWKEQLSYEDLSIVARDVQKRTIVAFTVPVRGQKEPIKPRNPVKRPAEITSIEELYLTGIHLEQYKQHSYDPSDYYLEALKRSPEDIRCNTSMGRLCLKQGLYEACLSYCTKAIDKLLSLNGHPVSVEALYLKALALVRLQKDGEAKVLFSKVIWNFEYKGAAYYELACLSCRQGLFDEALENVEACFANNQKARNLKAVLLRHLGRTEESRKLGDSNITSDLLDLFSRFEKYLLCKDQMLVKEIQQVFGSNIQGAFEVVCEYLHAGFFEDALLVLDCLDETYPLVPYYKAYISWCLSRPYSVFFQQLTEGICFPSRLEDYAVLQWVVTEAPDSAKANYLLGCLLYDKERYTEAMTCWEATIESNPSHVQALRNLSIGYYDKCGDAKGARLCMEKAFHLSKNPRILFEYQQLLKQSCIEDTVRLSIYEQYPQLVDQRDDCYLDRIMLLTAQKRYFEAIKLITSRTFHIYEGGEGKLTKHHSWLYVLYALSLEEKGEFDKAQQAYAKALVIPKEYGEAKSWFAQEGHIYYFLGNMLALMKVPSQEVEKAYEQASIPKSAVSEISLFRALSLQKLGRFPEARKVLQEMLEQGQNLIDNADRYPYFGVGAVTPMPFGYDIEKTNRIEGNILKAYALLGLGNRQQALVSLSKVKIDSPYEFRAFIFETILGLV
- a CDS encoding substrate-binding domain-containing protein, with translation MKLYAIIEPLYQKSPWCIQYLQGLHYEAGRNAIQLVYCAKPEDIASPEQGMRTCCIFIGSTQAWLSDIALRLKERRIQGISTIQEGLFLAAGTSEISINYSQAMTALQSYFQTYGKNKTALFGVNTHSSTDSIKAAAFSRTFPDGHIFSHTGEIKESCINFLTAHEQFDSVICCSDLVALALLRFLQQQKSIVPQELWLVAFGHSPLADYCTPSITCVRCDYELLGRQMVKLAQLLIKNHSLSTLSGTVQASIESKGTTDNTPVSQRRNDTKPFRRFESGQKFYDDPLFQELSALDRLFSNILPVDFQILQGIYNKKRYIDLAEELHMSENSIKYRTKRMMGLVARTTREELIKLVSLYVNLEGKET